In a genomic window of Streptomyces katrae:
- a CDS encoding prolyl oligopeptidase family serine peptidase, with protein MAAAAAACAPYGSWPSPLTAAHAAAHDGRPEYVGTIGPEVWWTEPRPGEGGRRTLVRRPADGGPARSVLPAPWNVRSRLTEYGGLPWAGAARDAGGPLVVFVHHADQRLYAYEPDAPGAPPPRPLTPVSAVGGGLRWADPVLRGGEVWCVLEEFTGPAPGDVRRVAAAVPLDGSAAGDRSAVRELTGDRHRFRTGPKPSPDGRSAAWLVWDHPRMPWDGTELQLADVRPDGTLGPARTVLGGPDEAVAQVAWGADGSLLAVSDLSGWWNPYRVDPEGGRPVNLCPREEEFGGPLWKPGLTWMAPLPEGPVAVLHGRGSCVLGVLDPDSGDLVDAAGPWTAWQPGLAVSGTRVYGVAASPRSAYEVVELDTATGHARVVGARAADPVDPAYYPEPQTRTFPGPGGREIHAHVYPPHHPALRAPAEELPPYVVWAHGGPTDHVPPVLDLHIAYFTSRGIGVVEVNYGGSTGYGRAYRERLREQWGVVDVEDCAAVARALADEGTADPARLAVRGGSAGGWTAAASLAATDLYACAAIIYPVLDLRGFAAETHDLESHYLDGLAGPPQTLELRCRERSPVARADRITAPFVLLQGLDDPVCPPAQAERLLTALRARTPAVPHAYLTFEGEGHGFRRADTMVRALEAELSLYAQVFGLDRPDVPRLELDGDQGRS; from the coding sequence ATGGCGGCGGCGGCCGCCGCCTGCGCCCCCTACGGCAGCTGGCCCTCGCCGCTCACCGCCGCCCACGCGGCCGCCCACGACGGACGCCCCGAGTACGTCGGCACCATCGGCCCCGAGGTGTGGTGGACCGAACCCCGCCCCGGGGAGGGCGGCCGCCGCACCCTGGTGCGCCGGCCCGCCGACGGGGGCCCCGCCCGTTCGGTGCTCCCCGCGCCCTGGAACGTGCGCAGCCGGCTCACCGAGTACGGCGGCCTGCCCTGGGCGGGGGCCGCACGGGACGCCGGGGGACCGCTGGTGGTCTTCGTCCACCACGCCGACCAGCGGCTCTACGCCTACGAACCCGACGCCCCGGGCGCCCCGCCGCCCCGCCCCCTCACCCCGGTCTCGGCGGTCGGCGGCGGGCTGCGCTGGGCCGACCCGGTGCTGCGCGGCGGCGAAGTCTGGTGCGTGCTGGAGGAGTTCACCGGCCCCGCCCCCGGTGACGTACGCCGCGTCGCGGCCGCCGTCCCGCTGGACGGCTCCGCCGCCGGCGACCGGTCCGCCGTGCGGGAGCTCACCGGTGACCGGCACCGCTTCCGCACCGGACCGAAGCCCTCCCCCGACGGGCGCAGCGCGGCCTGGCTGGTGTGGGACCACCCCCGGATGCCCTGGGACGGCACGGAGCTCCAGCTGGCCGACGTCCGCCCCGACGGCACGCTCGGCCCGGCCCGTACGGTGCTCGGCGGGCCGGACGAGGCCGTGGCCCAGGTGGCGTGGGGGGCCGACGGGAGCCTGCTCGCGGTGAGCGACCTCAGCGGCTGGTGGAACCCCTACCGGGTGGACCCGGAGGGCGGCCGGCCCGTCAACCTGTGCCCCCGCGAGGAGGAGTTCGGCGGTCCGCTGTGGAAGCCGGGCCTGACCTGGATGGCGCCGCTGCCGGAAGGACCGGTGGCCGTCCTGCACGGCCGGGGCTCCTGCGTCCTCGGCGTCCTCGACCCCGACAGCGGAGACCTGGTGGACGCCGCCGGGCCGTGGACGGCCTGGCAGCCGGGCCTCGCCGTCAGCGGCACCCGCGTCTACGGGGTCGCCGCCAGCCCGCGCAGCGCGTACGAGGTCGTCGAGCTGGACACCGCCACCGGGCACGCCCGGGTGGTCGGAGCCCGGGCCGCGGACCCCGTGGACCCGGCCTACTACCCCGAGCCGCAGACCCGCACCTTCCCCGGCCCCGGCGGCCGCGAGATCCACGCCCACGTCTACCCGCCCCACCACCCCGCCCTGCGCGCCCCCGCCGAGGAACTGCCCCCGTACGTGGTGTGGGCGCACGGCGGCCCCACCGACCACGTGCCTCCCGTACTGGACCTGCACATCGCCTACTTCACCTCGCGCGGCATCGGCGTCGTCGAGGTGAACTACGGCGGCTCCACCGGCTACGGCCGCGCCTACCGCGAACGGCTGCGCGAACAGTGGGGCGTGGTGGACGTGGAGGACTGCGCGGCCGTGGCCCGCGCCCTGGCCGACGAGGGCACCGCCGACCCCGCCCGCCTCGCCGTCCGCGGCGGCAGCGCGGGCGGCTGGACGGCCGCCGCCTCCCTGGCCGCCACCGACCTGTACGCGTGTGCCGCGATCATCTACCCGGTCCTGGACCTGCGGGGCTTCGCCGCCGAGACCCACGACCTGGAGTCGCACTACCTCGACGGCCTGGCCGGCCCGCCGCAGACCCTGGAACTCCGCTGCCGCGAACGCTCGCCCGTCGCCCGCGCCGACCGGATCACCGCCCCGTTCGTCCTCCTCCAGGGCCTGGACGACCCGGTCTGCCCGCCCGCCCAGGCGGAACGCCTGCTGACCGCCCTCCGCGCCCGCACCCCGGCGGTCCCGCACGCGTACCTCACCTTCGAGGGCGAGGGCCACGGCTTCCGCCGGGCGGACACGATGGTCCGGGCACTGGAAGCGGAACTCTCCCTGTACGCCCAGGTCTTCGGCCTGGACAGGCCGGACGTCCCACGGCTGGAGCTGGACGGCGACCAGGGCCGCAGCTAG
- a CDS encoding aminotransferase class I/II-fold pyridoxal phosphate-dependent enzyme, with protein sequence MAEGTTQGPAGAGVWRLAPEGRGPVRYGPPAPEPGLPVLPELQAVLAGAADRAAPEPPGGGESVREAACRHWARRGLATEPEYVAAGPGAPALLLALLGAYGGDVMLPRPCPAWWTPQVRLLGRRAYHVPTPAECGGVPDPYALLETVRRVRAEGGDPRVLLLSVADDPTGTVPPPEMLREACEAAETAGLFVVSDESWRDTVHRPHDTLVLSPAEMLPDTAAVLIDLSGALLPGGWPAAVARFPATPRGTWLRARTLDILTATGALPAGPVAVAAAHALEEPDAVAGRAYAAAALHGVVAAAVHRELLAVGALARPPQAGRHLYADLTPLRAGLARHGVGDAMELEDWLGARLGSPTPGGQRFADELGALRVRLSTGPLLGATPEERLVALGSREPLELPHVRGALDLLGSVLAGLAD encoded by the coding sequence ATGGCCGAGGGGACGACGCAAGGGCCGGCCGGGGCCGGGGTGTGGCGCCTGGCGCCGGAGGGGCGCGGGCCGGTCAGGTACGGGCCGCCGGCCCCCGAGCCGGGGCTGCCGGTCCTGCCGGAGCTGCAGGCCGTCCTGGCCGGGGCGGCGGACCGGGCCGCCCCCGAACCCCCGGGCGGTGGCGAGTCCGTACGGGAGGCCGCCTGCCGGCACTGGGCGCGGCGCGGCCTCGCCACCGAGCCGGAGTACGTGGCCGCCGGGCCGGGCGCGCCCGCCCTGCTGCTCGCGCTGCTCGGCGCGTACGGCGGCGACGTGATGCTGCCCCGCCCCTGTCCCGCCTGGTGGACCCCGCAGGTCCGGCTGCTGGGACGGCGGGCCTACCACGTGCCCACCCCCGCCGAGTGCGGCGGCGTACCGGACCCGTACGCCCTGCTGGAGACCGTACGGCGGGTGCGCGCCGAGGGCGGTGACCCGCGCGTGCTGCTGCTGTCGGTGGCCGACGACCCGACGGGCACCGTGCCGCCGCCCGAGATGCTGCGCGAGGCCTGCGAGGCGGCCGAGACCGCCGGGCTGTTCGTGGTGAGCGACGAGAGCTGGCGCGACACCGTCCACCGGCCGCACGACACGCTCGTCCTGAGCCCCGCCGAGATGCTGCCGGACACGGCCGCCGTCCTGATCGACCTGTCGGGCGCCCTGCTGCCGGGCGGCTGGCCCGCCGCCGTGGCCCGCTTCCCCGCCACCCCGCGCGGCACCTGGCTGCGCGCCCGCACCCTCGACATCCTCACCGCCACCGGCGCACTGCCGGCCGGCCCGGTCGCGGTGGCCGCCGCGCACGCGCTGGAGGAGCCGGACGCCGTCGCCGGTCGGGCCTACGCGGCGGCGGCCCTGCACGGCGTGGTGGCGGCGGCCGTGCACCGGGAGCTGCTGGCCGTCGGGGCCCTCGCCCGGCCCCCGCAGGCCGGGCGCCACCTGTACGCGGACCTCACCCCGCTGCGCGCGGGCCTCGCCCGGCACGGGGTGGGCGACGCGATGGAGCTGGAGGACTGGCTCGGGGCGCGGCTGGGCTCCCCGACGCCCGGCGGGCAGCGGTTCGCGGACGAACTGGGCGCGCTCCGCGTCCGGCTGTCGACCGGACCGCTGCTGGGCGCCACCCCGGAGGAACGGCTCGTCGCACTCGGCTCCCGCGAACCGCTGGAGCTGCCGCACGTCCGCGGCGCCCTCGACCTGCTCGGCTCGGTCCTGGCCGGGCTGGCCGACTGA
- a CDS encoding MBL fold metallo-hydrolase translates to MRDHPQPPLTNAATPPAPAPAHPSPSDAHPPERRPEHRPEPAGPPGTGHRAPNLRAPNLRAAPPAPPACPAPAGALPPGAAPAVRPGGRGSGPRPLGEMRAWPGSFADRLTTPLPGVRAFARLAREGAFRPGPEGLRGIPDLPYRPAPLPAVGPGEVCVTWAGHASWVVRTGGLTVLTDPVWSRRILGTPARMTPPGVRWEELPPVDAVVISHNHYDHLDAPTLKRLPRDTALFVPAGLARWCRRRGFRQVTELDWWESAELGGVRFEFVPAHHWSKRSLLDTCRTLWGGWVLTDRTAATARTGGGRTVYFAGDTGYGHWFREIGARHPAIALALLPIGAYAPRWWLRDVHTDPEEAVRAFLDLGARRMAPMHWAAFVLSAEPVMEPLHRVRAAWARAGLPREDLWDLPVGASRTLGASRTPGADTGAPGRHPSAAREAP, encoded by the coding sequence ATGAGGGACCACCCGCAGCCCCCACTGACCAACGCCGCCACCCCGCCCGCACCGGCACCCGCACACCCGTCCCCGTCCGACGCGCACCCTCCCGAGCGCCGGCCCGAGCACCGGCCCGAGCCTGCCGGACCCCCGGGCACCGGCCACCGGGCCCCGAACCTGCGGGCCCCGAACCTGCGGGCCGCGCCGCCGGCCCCGCCCGCGTGCCCTGCCCCCGCCGGCGCGCTGCCGCCCGGGGCGGCCCCCGCGGTGCGGCCCGGCGGGCGGGGTTCCGGTCCGCGGCCCCTCGGGGAGATGCGGGCATGGCCGGGGTCGTTCGCGGACCGGCTGACCACGCCGCTGCCCGGGGTGCGGGCGTTCGCGCGGCTGGCGCGGGAAGGGGCCTTCCGGCCGGGGCCCGAGGGGCTGCGGGGGATTCCCGACCTGCCCTACCGGCCCGCCCCGCTGCCCGCCGTGGGGCCCGGCGAGGTCTGCGTGACCTGGGCCGGGCACGCCTCCTGGGTGGTGCGGACCGGCGGGCTGACGGTGCTCACCGACCCCGTCTGGTCCCGGCGGATCCTCGGCACCCCGGCGCGGATGACGCCCCCGGGGGTGCGCTGGGAGGAACTGCCGCCCGTGGACGCCGTGGTGATCAGCCACAACCACTACGACCACCTCGACGCCCCCACCCTGAAACGGCTCCCCCGCGACACCGCCCTGTTCGTGCCCGCCGGACTCGCCCGCTGGTGCCGCCGCCGCGGCTTCCGCCAGGTGACCGAGCTGGACTGGTGGGAGTCCGCCGAACTGGGCGGCGTACGCTTCGAGTTCGTCCCCGCGCACCACTGGTCCAAGCGCTCCCTGCTCGACACCTGCCGCACCCTGTGGGGCGGCTGGGTGCTCACCGACCGCACGGCCGCCACGGCCCGCACCGGCGGCGGCCGCACGGTGTACTTCGCGGGCGACACCGGCTACGGCCACTGGTTCCGCGAGATCGGCGCCCGCCACCCCGCCATCGCCCTCGCGCTCCTGCCCATCGGCGCCTACGCCCCGCGCTGGTGGCTGCGCGACGTGCACACCGACCCGGAGGAGGCCGTGCGGGCCTTCCTCGACCTCGGCGCCCGCCGCATGGCGCCGATGCACTGGGCCGCCTTCGTCCTCTCCGCGGAACCGGTCATGGAACCCCTGCACCGCGTCCGGGCCGCCTGGGCCCGCGCCGGGCTCCCCCGCGAGGACCTCTGGGACCTGCCCGTCGGAGCCTCCCGCACTCTCGGAGCCTCCCGCACCCCCGGCGCGGACACCGGGGCGCCGGGCCGGCACCCTTCGGCCGCGCGGGAGGCCCCGTAG
- a CDS encoding DUF5107 domain-containing protein — protein MATTVRRVPLTLPAAPLGPDNPLPALRAPDGVHDLDERAREGLPRDMARQIGYEPLRSLLPVRIRDGYGRQREEREFEAVVIDNGRLRATVLPGLGGRIHSLVHLPTGRELLYRNPVFQPANFALNGAWFSGGIEWNIGATGHTALSCAPLHAALVPAPDGGVMVRLWEWERLRDLPFQVDLWLPEDSDFLYVGVRVRNPHERPAAVYWWSNTAVPENSGTRVLAPAEEAWHFGYERALRRIPVPRWEDADRTYPLDSTYPADFFYEVEPAAAGRPWIAALDAEGHGLAQASTGLLRGRKLFVWGAGPGGRRWQEWLTEPGTGGYAEIQAGLARTQLEHVRLDAGAEFSWLEAYGPLSADPAAVHGADWAAARAAAGAALDAALPPGTLDAAHEAWRRTSADAEPDGGPGEWLARGSGWGALEVLRGGFALPGTPFPEAVLEEAQEPWLALWRTGVHPTPRRVVPPGPSLVAAHWRDMLETAPADPLTEYHLGVAQWHAGDTAQAVRSWERGLALAPSRWPLLRCLAVADALAGDPDRSADRYAEAFEDLAAESRGGEAWTAAESALGREAMTALLAAGRPAGARAVWERLRPALREQGRFRLLAARLLAAEGHVGAARRVFEDGFEPADLREGEETLAEVWSTVSAAPLPAPYDFRMRPPK, from the coding sequence ATGGCCACCACCGTCCGACGTGTCCCGCTGACCCTTCCCGCCGCCCCCCTGGGCCCCGACAACCCCCTGCCCGCCCTCCGCGCCCCCGACGGCGTGCACGACCTGGACGAGCGCGCACGCGAAGGGCTGCCGCGCGACATGGCCCGTCAGATCGGGTACGAGCCGCTGCGCTCCCTGCTGCCCGTCCGGATCCGCGACGGCTACGGACGGCAGCGCGAGGAGCGGGAGTTCGAGGCCGTCGTCATCGACAACGGACGGCTGCGCGCCACCGTACTGCCCGGCCTCGGCGGGCGGATCCACTCCCTCGTCCACCTCCCCACCGGCCGCGAACTCCTCTACCGCAACCCGGTGTTCCAGCCCGCGAACTTCGCCCTCAACGGCGCCTGGTTCTCCGGCGGCATCGAGTGGAACATCGGCGCCACCGGCCACACCGCCCTGTCCTGCGCCCCGTTGCACGCCGCGCTCGTCCCCGCGCCCGACGGCGGGGTGATGGTGCGGCTGTGGGAGTGGGAGCGGCTGCGCGACCTGCCGTTCCAGGTGGACCTGTGGCTGCCGGAGGACTCGGACTTCCTGTACGTCGGGGTCCGTGTACGCAACCCGCACGAACGGCCCGCCGCCGTCTACTGGTGGTCCAACACCGCCGTCCCCGAGAACTCCGGCACGCGGGTCCTCGCCCCCGCCGAGGAGGCCTGGCACTTCGGGTACGAGCGGGCGCTGCGCCGGATCCCCGTACCCAGGTGGGAGGACGCGGACCGCACCTACCCGCTGGACAGCACCTACCCCGCCGACTTCTTCTACGAGGTCGAGCCCGCGGCCGCCGGCCGCCCCTGGATCGCCGCCCTCGACGCCGAAGGGCACGGCCTGGCGCAGGCCTCCACGGGGCTGCTGCGCGGGCGCAAGCTGTTCGTGTGGGGTGCGGGGCCGGGCGGCCGGCGCTGGCAGGAGTGGCTGACGGAGCCCGGCACCGGCGGCTACGCGGAGATCCAGGCGGGGCTCGCCCGGACCCAGCTGGAACACGTACGGCTAGACGCCGGGGCGGAGTTCAGCTGGCTGGAGGCGTACGGGCCGCTGTCCGCGGACCCGGCGGCGGTGCACGGGGCCGACTGGGCGGCGGCGCGCGCCGCGGCCGGGGCGGCGCTGGACGCGGCGCTCCCGCCCGGCACCCTGGACGCGGCCCACGAGGCGTGGCGGCGCACCTCCGCCGACGCCGAGCCGGACGGCGGGCCGGGGGAGTGGCTGGCGCGCGGCTCGGGCTGGGGCGCGCTGGAGGTGCTGCGCGGGGGCTTCGCCCTGCCGGGCACGCCGTTCCCCGAGGCCGTCCTGGAGGAGGCGCAGGAACCCTGGCTGGCGCTGTGGCGGACCGGTGTGCACCCGACGCCGCGGCGGGTGGTCCCGCCGGGGCCGAGCCTGGTCGCCGCGCACTGGCGGGACATGCTGGAGACCGCCCCGGCGGACCCGCTGACCGAGTACCACCTGGGCGTGGCCCAGTGGCACGCGGGGGACACGGCCCAGGCCGTACGCAGCTGGGAGCGCGGGCTGGCGCTGGCGCCGTCGCGGTGGCCGCTGCTGAGGTGCCTGGCGGTGGCGGACGCGCTGGCCGGTGATCCGGACCGGTCGGCCGACCGGTACGCGGAGGCGTTCGAGGACCTGGCGGCGGAGAGCCGGGGCGGCGAGGCGTGGACGGCGGCGGAGTCCGCGCTCGGCCGGGAGGCCATGACCGCCCTGCTGGCGGCGGGCCGGCCGGCCGGGGCGCGGGCGGTGTGGGAGCGGCTGCGGCCGGCCCTGCGGGAACAGGGGCGCTTCCGGCTGCTGGCCGCGCGGCTGCTCGCGGCGGAGGGGCACGTGGGGGCGGCCCGGCGGGTGTTCGAGGACGGCTTCGAGCCGGCGGACCTCCGGGAGGGGGAGGAGACGCTGGCGGAGGTCTGGTCGACGGTCTCGGCGGCGCCGCTGCCGGCGCCGTACGACTTCCGCATGCGGCCGCCGAAGTAG
- a CDS encoding M20/M25/M40 family metallo-hydrolase, protein MADMERLDGGPGAADPHGTDPHGTGPHGTDRHATEPHAPGEALDAAAFEEVVAFTSELIRIDTTNRGGGDCRERPAAEYAAERLAAAGLEPVLLERTPGRTNVVARLEGTDPRAPALLVHGHLDVVPAEAADWSVDPFSGEVRDGVVWGRGAVDMKNMDAMVLALVRSWARTGARPRRDVVIAFTADEEDSAVDGSGFLADHHPHLFEGCTEGLSESGAFTLHTGPGRALYPIAAGERGTAWLKLTAHGRTGHGSKPNRDNAVTRLAAAVARIGAHEWPLRLTDTATACITELAALQGLSVDPRAPGCDLEEVLGKLGPAAALVEATLRNSANPTMLSAGYKLNVVPGHATAFVDGRTLPGGEAEFAAVLDELTGPGVDWEFHHREVALEAPVDGRTYAVLREAVEHFDPDGHAVPFCMAGGTDAKQFSRLGITGYGYSPLKLPPGFDYWALFHGVDERVPVDALHFGVRVLDRALRTL, encoded by the coding sequence ATGGCTGACATGGAACGGCTGGACGGCGGCCCCGGCGCGGCGGACCCCCACGGGACGGACCCCCACGGGACCGGCCCCCACGGAACGGACCGCCACGCGACGGAGCCCCACGCGCCGGGGGAGGCGCTGGACGCGGCGGCCTTCGAGGAGGTGGTCGCGTTCACCTCGGAGCTGATCCGCATCGACACCACCAACCGGGGCGGCGGCGACTGCCGGGAACGGCCCGCCGCCGAGTACGCCGCCGAGCGCCTCGCCGCCGCAGGGCTGGAACCCGTCCTCCTCGAACGCACCCCGGGCCGCACCAACGTGGTGGCCCGCCTGGAGGGCACCGACCCCCGCGCACCCGCCCTCCTCGTCCACGGCCACCTCGACGTGGTCCCCGCCGAGGCCGCCGACTGGAGCGTCGACCCCTTCTCCGGAGAGGTCCGCGACGGGGTGGTCTGGGGCCGCGGCGCGGTCGACATGAAGAACATGGACGCGATGGTGCTGGCCCTCGTGCGGTCCTGGGCCCGCACCGGCGCCCGGCCGCGGCGGGACGTCGTCATCGCGTTCACCGCCGACGAGGAGGACAGCGCCGTCGACGGCTCCGGCTTCCTCGCCGACCACCACCCGCACCTCTTCGAGGGCTGTACGGAGGGCCTCAGCGAGTCCGGCGCCTTCACCCTGCACACCGGACCCGGCCGGGCCCTCTACCCCATCGCCGCCGGCGAACGCGGTACCGCCTGGCTGAAGCTGACCGCGCACGGCCGCACCGGACACGGCTCCAAACCCAACCGGGACAACGCCGTCACCCGGCTCGCCGCCGCCGTCGCCCGCATCGGAGCGCACGAGTGGCCGCTCCGCCTCACCGACACCGCCACCGCCTGCATCACCGAACTCGCCGCCCTCCAGGGCCTGTCCGTCGACCCGCGCGCCCCCGGCTGCGACCTCGAAGAGGTCCTCGGCAAACTCGGCCCGGCCGCCGCCCTGGTCGAGGCCACCCTGCGCAACAGCGCCAACCCGACCATGCTCAGCGCCGGTTACAAGCTCAACGTGGTCCCCGGACACGCCACCGCCTTCGTCGACGGCCGCACCCTGCCCGGCGGCGAGGCCGAGTTCGCCGCCGTCCTCGACGAGCTCACCGGCCCCGGCGTCGACTGGGAGTTCCACCACCGGGAGGTCGCCCTCGAAGCCCCCGTGGACGGCCGGACCTACGCCGTCCTGCGCGAGGCCGTCGAACACTTCGACCCCGACGGGCACGCCGTCCCGTTCTGCATGGCGGGCGGCACCGACGCCAAGCAGTTCTCCCGCCTCGGCATCACCGGCTACGGCTACTCCCCGCTCAAGCTGCCGCCGGGCTTCGACTACTGGGCCCTCTTCCACGGCGTGGACGAACGGGTCCCCGTCGACGCCCTGCACTTCGGCGTCCGCGTCCTGGACCGCGCCCTGCGGACCCTGTGA
- a CDS encoding GNAT family N-acetyltransferase — translation MPYSTSTSTYLREGPRVGLRPFRPADGPEFTARVRESRGLHRPWLFPPETVEEYEPYAAALAEGELRAGFLVCELAGGAIAGFVNVNNIVRGAFQCGALGYGAFAHAAGRGLLGEGLDLLLAHAFADADADADTGAGLGLHRLEANIQPGNAASIALVRGRGFRLEGLSPDFLHVAGEWRDHERWAITAPPA, via the coding sequence ATGCCGTATTCCACGTCCACGTCCACGTACCTGAGGGAGGGCCCGCGCGTCGGGCTGCGCCCCTTCCGGCCCGCCGACGGACCGGAGTTCACCGCGCGGGTCCGCGAGAGCCGCGGGCTGCACCGGCCGTGGCTGTTCCCGCCGGAGACGGTAGAGGAATACGAGCCGTACGCGGCCGCGCTGGCGGAGGGGGAGCTGCGGGCCGGCTTCCTGGTGTGCGAGCTCGCCGGCGGGGCCATCGCCGGGTTCGTCAACGTCAACAACATCGTGCGGGGGGCCTTCCAGTGCGGGGCGCTGGGGTACGGGGCGTTCGCGCACGCGGCGGGGCGGGGGCTGCTGGGGGAGGGGCTGGACCTCCTCCTGGCCCACGCGTTCGCGGATGCGGATGCGGATGCGGACACGGGCGCGGGCTTGGGGCTGCACCGGCTGGAGGCGAACATCCAGCCGGGGAACGCGGCGTCCATCGCCCTGGTGCGGGGGAGGGGGTTCCGGCTGGAGGGCCTGTCCCCGGACTTCCTGCACGTCGCGGGCGAGTGGCGCGACCACGAACGGTGGGCCATCACCGCGCCGCCGGCCTGA
- a CDS encoding TIGR03086 family metal-binding protein, translating to MPQTLPEQHAAALRLFGERVRAVADGQWDAPTPCAEWTVRDLVNHVTGEQLWIVPLVTEGRTVAEVGDELSGDLLGRDPAGAWERAAAAGLAAFAAPGALERTVGLSYGPTRGAAYCAELTADCVVHAWDLSRAIGADDRLPAGLVEFSLKEVMPYADGLAASGMFDAPLEVPAGADAQTRLLALLGRRG from the coding sequence ATGCCGCAGACCCTGCCGGAGCAGCACGCCGCCGCGCTGCGGCTCTTCGGCGAGCGGGTGCGGGCCGTCGCGGACGGCCAGTGGGACGCGCCGACCCCGTGCGCCGAGTGGACCGTGCGGGACCTGGTGAACCACGTCACCGGCGAGCAGCTCTGGATCGTGCCGCTGGTCACGGAGGGGCGGACGGTGGCGGAGGTCGGGGACGAGCTGTCCGGCGACCTGCTCGGCCGGGACCCGGCGGGGGCGTGGGAGCGGGCCGCGGCCGCCGGGCTGGCGGCCTTCGCCGCGCCCGGGGCGCTGGAGCGGACGGTCGGGCTGTCGTACGGCCCGACGCGCGGGGCGGCGTACTGCGCGGAGCTGACCGCCGACTGCGTCGTCCACGCCTGGGACCTCTCACGGGCCATCGGCGCGGACGACCGGCTGCCGGCCGGGCTCGTCGAGTTCTCCCTCAAGGAGGTCATGCCGTACGCCGACGGGCTCGCCGCGAGCGGGATGTTCGACGCGCCGCTGGAGGTGCCGGCCGGGGCGGACGCCCAGACCAGGCTCCTGGCACTGCTGGGGCGGCGCGGATGA
- a CDS encoding methyltransferase domain-containing protein, whose protein sequence is MNEVQAHETAVYTHGHHESVLRSHRWRTAANSAAYLVGELRPGMRVLDVGCGPGTITADLAELVTPGGRVTAVDAAADVLEAAGAYAAERGLAGTVDFAVADVHALEFPDDTFDVVHAHQVLQHVGDPVRALREMRRVCRPGGIVAVRDADYAAMTWYPATPGLEQWLELYRRVARANGGEPDAGRRLLSWARAAGFTEVRASATAWCYATPEEVAWWSELWADRTTASSYAQAAVGGGHATDAALERIAAAWRTWGDAPDAWFSVLNGELLCRA, encoded by the coding sequence ATGAACGAGGTCCAGGCGCACGAGACGGCCGTCTACACGCACGGCCACCACGAGTCGGTCCTGCGTTCGCACCGCTGGCGCACCGCCGCCAACTCGGCCGCCTACCTGGTCGGCGAGCTGCGGCCGGGCATGCGGGTGCTGGACGTGGGCTGCGGGCCGGGCACCATCACCGCGGACCTGGCGGAACTGGTGACCCCCGGCGGGCGGGTCACGGCGGTCGACGCGGCGGCGGACGTCCTGGAGGCGGCGGGCGCGTACGCGGCGGAGCGGGGGCTGGCGGGGACGGTGGACTTCGCGGTGGCGGACGTCCACGCGCTGGAGTTCCCGGACGACACCTTCGACGTGGTCCACGCCCACCAGGTGCTGCAGCACGTGGGCGACCCGGTACGGGCCCTGCGGGAGATGCGGCGGGTGTGCCGGCCGGGCGGGATCGTGGCCGTCCGTGACGCCGACTACGCGGCGATGACCTGGTACCCGGCGACGCCGGGGCTGGAGCAGTGGCTGGAGCTGTACCGCCGGGTGGCCCGCGCCAACGGCGGCGAGCCGGACGCCGGACGGCGGCTGCTGTCGTGGGCCCGGGCGGCGGGCTTCACGGAGGTACGGGCGTCGGCGACGGCTTGGTGCTATGCGACGCCGGAGGAGGTGGCGTGGTGGTCCGAGCTGTGGGCGGACCGGACGACCGCGTCGTCGTACGCGCAGGCGGCCGTGGGCGGCGGACACGCGACGGACGCCGCCCTGGAGCGGATCGCCGCCGCCTGGCGCACCTGGGGCGACGCCCCCGACGCCTGGTTCTCGGTCCTGAACGGCGAACTGCTGTGCCGGGCATAA